GCCCTGACCAACATCGCGCGGCATGCCGAGGCCAGTCAGGTGCGAGTTCGCCTGCAACACCATGGCGGGCATTTACGCTTGCTGATCCGTGATAACGGTCGCGGCGCGCAACAGCCGCAGCGGCCGGGCGTCGGTTTGTACTCGATGTTCGAGCGTGCCCGCAGCCTGGGCGGCGAACTGCGCATCATCAGCCACCCCGGCGCCGGTTGGGCGTTGGCTTTGAGCATGCCTTTGGAGGCGTCATGAATATTCTGCTGGTCGATGACCACGCGGTGGTCCGTCAGGGCTATGCCAGTCTGTTGCGGGCGCTGTTGCCGGCGATTGAAGTGCGTGAAGCAGCCACCGGCGAAGAGGCACTGATTCGGGTGCAGGAAGCCGTGCCGCAACTGGTGATCATGGATTTCGGCCTGCCGGGCATCAGCGGCCTGGAAACCACCCGGCGTCTGCGTCAACGTTTGCCGCAACTGCGGGTGCTGTTTTTCAGCATGCACGATGAATTGCCTCTGGTGCGTCAGGCACTGGACGCCGGAGCCTCGGGCTACCTGACCAAAAACTCGGCGCCGCAGGTGTTGATCGAGGCCGTGCGACGGACCCTCGCCGGCCATGCCTACATCGAACAACCGCTGGCCACACAACTGGCCTGCCACCCGCAACAGGACGCCAGCGACCCGCGCTTGCAGAGCATGACCCGGCGCGAACTGGAGATTTTCGTGATGCTAGCCAAAGGCACCCCGGCCCGGCTGATCGCTGAACAACTGAGCATCAGCAGCAAAACCGTTTCCAATCACCTGACCTTGCTTAAAAGCAAACTACAGGTCAGCTCCCATGCCGAACTGGTGCATTTGGGGATTGATATGGGGGTGGTGCGGGTGGCCTGCTAATTCAAACACTGCATTACCATTGTGTGCTTGGATTCAGTTCATTTGTCCCACGTCGTCGGACACCCCATGCAACCCTCCATATTTGCATCCTGAAAATTCCCATAATGCTGACGCGTACCGCTGAGGTTGGCCTGCTCCAGATTGCTTTCACCAAACTTGGCTTCTTGCAGATTGGCGTCGCTGAGGTTGGCACCCTTGAGATCGGCCTTGTTCAGCCAGGTCATTTCCAGGTCGGCCGCTTGCAGGTTGGCGTTGTGCAATTTGGCGCCGGAGAGGCGGGCAAATTGCAGGTAGGCGGCGCTGAGGTTGGCGTCCTGAAACTGCGCCCCTTGGGCGAACATCCCCCAGCCCTGGATTGCGATCAACGTGGCACCGGTGAAGTCGGCCAGGCGCAGGTTGCTTTGTTGCAGGCTGGCACGGGTCAGGTTGGCGCCTTGCAGGTTGGCTTTCTCCAGATTGGCCAGGTCTAGCCGGGCGTGACGCAGATTGGCACCGCGCAAGTCGGCGCCGCTGAGGTTCATGCTGCGCAGGTCCTGATTACTCAGGTTCGCATTTCTGAGATCTATGCCCGGGCATTGGCTGTGTTCGGCGAGGGTGCAGTTGTTGATGATCAGTGGTGTGTCGTCGGCAGCGCAAACCATAGGTAGCGCCAGCAAAAGCAGAAGAGACGGGTAGTTCATGGCGAAATCTCGTTATGTAGAGCGGCTGGATAATCACCCATCCAGTGTGGCGAGGGAGCTTGCTCCCGCTCGGCTGCGCAGCAGTCGTAAACCCGGGCAACCCGCCGCCGCCGGAAATGAAGGGGGCCGCTTCACGGCCCAGTGGGAGCAAGCTCCCTCGCCACGGGCAAGCCCCTTCATCACAGAGGAACGGAGTTACTTCTTCGCCACCTTGCTGTCCCAGCTCGGGATTTTGAACACCCAGAACGACCCGCCCTGAGCCACCGGTTTGGTCAGCTCAGCCATGTCGCCGCCCCACAACGGCACCGCGCCGCCGTAGCCGACGGTCACGCCGATGTATTGCTCGCCATCCTGTTCCCAGGTGATCGGCGGCGAGACGATGCCGCTGCCGGTCTGGAACTTCCACAGCTCTACGCCGGTTTTCGCATCGAAGGCCTTGAAGAAACCGTCGCCGGTGCCAGTGAACACCAGATTGCCCTTGGTCGCCAGCACGCCGGCCCACAGCGGCAGGGGTTCCTTGTGTTCCCAGACCACCTTGCCGGTGGTGGGGTTCATCGC
The window above is part of the Pseudomonas sp. B21-048 genome. Proteins encoded here:
- a CDS encoding response regulator transcription factor translates to MNILLVDDHAVVRQGYASLLRALLPAIEVREAATGEEALIRVQEAVPQLVIMDFGLPGISGLETTRRLRQRLPQLRVLFFSMHDELPLVRQALDAGASGYLTKNSAPQVLIEAVRRTLAGHAYIEQPLATQLACHPQQDASDPRLQSMTRRELEIFVMLAKGTPARLIAEQLSISSKTVSNHLTLLKSKLQVSSHAELVHLGIDMGVVRVAC
- a CDS encoding pentapeptide repeat-containing protein; translation: MNYPSLLLLLALPMVCAADDTPLIINNCTLAEHSQCPGIDLRNANLSNQDLRSMNLSGADLRGANLRHARLDLANLEKANLQGANLTRASLQQSNLRLADFTGATLIAIQGWGMFAQGAQFQDANLSAAYLQFARLSGAKLHNANLQAADLEMTWLNKADLKGANLSDANLQEAKFGESNLEQANLSGTRQHYGNFQDANMEGCMGCPTTWDK